A window from Listeria seeligeri serovar 1/2b str. SLCC3954 encodes these proteins:
- a CDS encoding threonine/serine exporter family protein, producing MKTDTTDYLLETCLMAGKIMMESGAEMYRVEDTMNRIANIASNKKGISFVTPTGIFMSLEGERNVQLQQIPTRTINLEKVSMVNELSRDFAEKRINLKDLHTKLTNLDKDVRHFPLWLQILAASFVSGSLMIIFGGSWVDFIPTCLIGAIGFIVFYYTQIFVKVKFLAEFLASFTVGLLAVFTISIGLGINLDKMIIGGVMPLVPGVPITNAVRDLIAGHLLSGMARGTEALLTSCAIGIGIAVIFRFFL from the coding sequence TTGAAAACTGACACAACAGACTACTTGCTAGAAACATGTTTAATGGCGGGTAAAATCATGATGGAAAGCGGCGCAGAGATGTACCGCGTAGAAGACACAATGAACCGGATTGCAAACATTGCCAGCAATAAAAAAGGAATTAGTTTTGTGACGCCAACGGGAATTTTCATGTCGCTGGAAGGTGAGCGAAATGTGCAGTTACAACAGATTCCGACTAGAACAATTAATTTAGAAAAAGTTTCAATGGTTAATGAATTATCGAGAGACTTTGCCGAAAAAAGAATAAACTTAAAAGACTTACATACTAAACTCACTAATTTAGATAAAGATGTTCGTCATTTTCCACTTTGGTTGCAGATTCTTGCTGCCTCTTTTGTTAGTGGATCATTAATGATTATTTTTGGCGGTAGCTGGGTTGACTTTATCCCTACTTGCCTTATTGGTGCAATTGGATTTATCGTTTTTTATTACACACAGATTTTTGTGAAAGTGAAATTTCTGGCAGAGTTTTTAGCTTCGTTTACAGTTGGATTATTAGCTGTATTTACGATTTCAATCGGGCTCGGAATTAATTTAGATAAGATGATTATCGGTGGAGTTATGCCACTTGTTCCCGGCGTTCCAATTACAAATGCGGTGCGCGATTTAATTGCTGGTCATTTGCTCAGCGGAATGGCACGTGGTACAGAAGCACTGCTTACATCTTGCGCAATCGGAATTGGAATAGCGGTTATCTTCCGCTTTTTCTTATAA
- a CDS encoding YdbC family protein: protein MANIEYEIMEEVGVLSENTRGWRKELNRVSWNGRPAKYDIRDWAENHEKMGKGITLTDEEAEALKKLL, encoded by the coding sequence TTGGCTAATATTGAATACGAAATTATGGAAGAAGTTGGCGTATTATCCGAAAATACGCGAGGTTGGCGAAAAGAGCTAAATCGTGTGAGCTGGAATGGTCGTCCTGCAAAATATGACATTCGCGATTGGGCAGAAAACCATGAAAAAATGGGAAAAGGAATTACACTAACTGATGAAGAAGCAGAGGCATTAAAAAAACTCTTATAA
- a CDS encoding alpha/beta hydrolase: MYAYDIYEPIGRKEGETFPVIFGIHGFGGDELDMAGRLELLMDRFVVVSLRGDVEYGPSFGFYHMVLEGDPNMHEIDFTSLRVAEFIDDICKNYHSIDKSQIFVAGFDQGAILTTAIMQSYGGQYKGAALLSGRVPTFLENRPSNLMLKNKQIFIGHGLEDAVFQVKEADKIAAFFEKMGCNVETHRYFIGHNINEAEQDDLNDWFESFLPNQPVKNKAEKQRPQ; encoded by the coding sequence ATGTATGCTTATGATATTTATGAACCAATTGGAAGAAAAGAAGGGGAGACATTTCCAGTAATATTTGGAATTCACGGTTTTGGTGGTGATGAACTTGATATGGCTGGACGTCTTGAATTACTGATGGACCGGTTCGTTGTTGTTTCACTCCGGGGCGATGTCGAATATGGGCCTAGTTTTGGATTCTATCATATGGTGCTAGAAGGTGACCCGAATATGCATGAAATAGATTTTACTAGCCTTCGAGTAGCTGAATTTATTGATGACATTTGTAAAAATTATCATTCCATTGATAAAAGCCAAATTTTTGTAGCGGGTTTTGACCAAGGCGCCATTTTAACTACGGCAATTATGCAAAGTTATGGTGGACAATATAAAGGCGCGGCACTTCTAAGTGGTCGTGTACCAACATTTTTGGAAAATAGACCTTCTAATTTAATGCTGAAAAATAAGCAAATTTTTATTGGGCATGGTTTAGAAGATGCTGTTTTTCAAGTGAAAGAAGCAGATAAAATAGCGGCATTCTTTGAAAAAATGGGATGTAACGTGGAAACTCATCGTTATTTCATTGGACACAACATCAATGAAGCCGAACAAGATGATTTGAATGATTGGTTCGAAAGCTTTCTCCCGAATCAACCTGTGAAAAATAAAGCAGAAAAACAGCGCCCGCAATAA
- a CDS encoding class I SAM-dependent rRNA methyltransferase, whose amino-acid sequence MKNSIKVKIFPKFTKGYKEGYPLILKERMEKWPKELEEGDILELIDASGKFIARGYHGKQNKGDGWLFTWDKKEQLDEPFLTELITTAKDKRQFLFADDTTTAFRIFNGEGDGFGGFTADYYDGFLVIQWYSIGVYSFQKMILDIFMSLPEIKGIYEKRRFQEDTKDDFVAGQKATFPLIIKENGINYATYLDDGWMTGIFLDQRDVRRRISEDYAISKNVLNTFSYTGAFSVAALFGGASKTTSVDVAGRSLAKTKEQLEVNGLDPATQSIIVEDVFHYFKYALRKQLTFDLIVVDPPSFARTKKVTFRAAKDYPALLREIIDITAIGGTIVASTNYAGFGMKAFKKMIAEAFESSDRTYKITETHSLPADFTVNKNFPEGNYLKVLFLTLDV is encoded by the coding sequence ATGAAAAACTCCATTAAAGTAAAAATATTTCCCAAATTCACTAAAGGCTATAAAGAAGGTTACCCCCTAATTCTCAAAGAACGAATGGAAAAATGGCCTAAAGAACTTGAAGAAGGCGATATATTAGAATTAATCGATGCTTCTGGCAAGTTTATAGCTCGTGGTTATCACGGGAAACAAAATAAAGGTGATGGCTGGCTTTTCACTTGGGACAAAAAGGAACAACTTGATGAACCATTTTTAACAGAATTAATTACTACTGCGAAAGATAAAAGACAGTTTTTATTCGCTGACGATACTACAACTGCTTTTCGAATTTTCAATGGAGAAGGCGATGGTTTTGGTGGTTTTACGGCGGACTATTATGATGGCTTTCTTGTCATTCAGTGGTACAGTATCGGCGTGTACTCTTTCCAGAAAATGATTTTGGATATTTTCATGTCACTCCCAGAAATCAAAGGCATCTACGAAAAAAGACGTTTCCAAGAAGATACAAAAGATGATTTTGTTGCTGGTCAAAAAGCCACTTTCCCACTAATTATTAAGGAAAATGGTATTAATTACGCAACTTATTTAGATGATGGTTGGATGACTGGTATTTTTCTTGATCAACGTGATGTTAGGCGCCGTATCAGCGAGGACTACGCTATCTCTAAAAACGTTTTAAATACGTTTTCTTATACTGGTGCGTTTTCAGTTGCTGCTTTGTTTGGTGGGGCTAGTAAAACAACTAGTGTGGATGTAGCTGGACGTTCGCTTGCCAAAACAAAAGAGCAACTTGAAGTGAACGGGCTTGATCCAGCGACACAAAGCATCATTGTGGAAGATGTGTTTCATTACTTCAAATACGCTTTACGAAAACAACTAACTTTTGATTTAATTGTTGTTGACCCACCCAGCTTTGCCCGCACAAAAAAAGTTACTTTCCGTGCAGCCAAAGACTACCCCGCCCTACTTCGCGAGATTATTGATATTACTGCTATTGGCGGTACAATTGTCGCTTCCACGAATTATGCCGGATTTGGGATGAAAGCTTTCAAAAAAATGATTGCTGAAGCCTTTGAATCGAGTGACCGAACTTATAAAATTACCGAAACGCATTCACTTCCAGCTGATTTTACTGTAAATAAGAACTTTCCTGAAGGGAATTATTTGAAAGTATTATTTTTAACATTGGATGTGTAA
- a CDS encoding invasion associated endopeptidase — MKKATIAATAGIAVTAFAAPTIASASTVVVEAGDTLWGIAQDNGTTVDALKKANKLTTDKIVPGQKLQVTEVASEKTEKSVSATWLNVRSGAGVDNSIVTSLKGGTKVTVESTEANGWNKITYGEGKTGYVNGKYLGNAVTSAPSATPEVKQEETTQAAPAQQTKTEVKQATPAATTEKDAVETKTTAPAVDTNATTHTVKSGDTIWALSVKYGASVQDLMSWNNLSSSSIYVGQNIAVKQSAAKNTAPKAEAKTEAPAAEKQTAAPVVKESTNTSTTTTVKKETTTEKQTSTTKAPAQAAKPAPAPAPTVNTNASSYTVKSGDTLGKIASTFGTTVSKIKALNGLTSDNLQVGDVLKVKGTVPATNTNTATAPTTNTNNNTSSSNTSTPSKNNNTNQSSSNSSSASAIIAEAQKHLGKAYSWGGNGPTTFDCSGFTSYVFAQSGITLPRTSGAQYASTTKVSESEAQPGDLVFFDYGSGIAHVGIYVGNGQMINAQDNGVKYDNIHGSGWGQYLVGFGRV, encoded by the coding sequence ATGAAAAAAGCAACTATCGCGGCTACAGCCGGGATTGCGGTTACAGCATTTGCTGCTCCAACTATCGCATCCGCAAGCACTGTAGTAGTTGAAGCTGGAGATACTCTTTGGGGTATTGCTCAAGATAATGGCACAACTGTTGACGCATTAAAAAAAGCTAACAAACTAACAACTGATAAAATTGTACCTGGTCAAAAATTACAAGTAACTGAGGTAGCGAGCGAAAAAACAGAGAAATCTGTTAGCGCAACTTGGTTAAACGTACGTTCAGGCGCTGGAGTTGATAACAGTATTGTCACTTCTTTAAAAGGTGGCACTAAAGTAACTGTTGAATCTACAGAAGCAAATGGCTGGAACAAAATCACTTATGGTGAAGGAAAAACAGGCTACGTTAATGGCAAATACTTAGGTAATGCTGTAACAAGTGCTCCGTCTGCTACACCAGAAGTTAAACAAGAGGAAACTACACAAGCGGCTCCTGCTCAACAAACTAAAACAGAAGTTAAACAAGCTACACCAGCAGCAACTACTGAAAAAGATGCAGTAGAAACTAAAACAACTGCTCCTGCGGTAGATACAAATGCAACAACTCATACCGTTAAAAGTGGCGATACAATTTGGGCATTATCCGTTAAATACGGCGCTTCTGTTCAAGACCTAATGTCATGGAATAATTTATCTTCTTCTTCTATTTATGTGGGTCAAAATATCGCAGTAAAACAAAGTGCTGCTAAAAACACTGCTCCAAAAGCTGAAGCCAAAACAGAAGCTCCAGCAGCAGAAAAACAAACAGCTGCACCAGTAGTAAAAGAAAGCACTAACACTTCTACTACTACAACTGTTAAAAAAGAAACAACAACTGAAAAACAAACTTCTACAACAAAAGCACCTGCTCAAGCTGCAAAACCAGCTCCAGCACCTGCTCCAACAGTTAATACAAACGCTTCTTCTTACACAGTAAAAAGTGGCGATACATTAGGCAAAATTGCTTCTACATTTGGAACTACTGTTTCTAAAATTAAAGCACTTAACGGCTTAACAAGTGATAACCTTCAAGTTGGAGATGTTTTAAAAGTAAAAGGTACTGTCCCAGCTACAAATACCAATACTGCAACTGCTCCAACAACAAATACAAATAATAATACAAGTTCATCTAATACAAGTACTCCTTCTAAGAATAACAACACTAATCAAAGTTCAAGCAACAGCTCTAGTGCAAGTGCAATCATTGCCGAAGCTCAAAAACACCTTGGTAAAGCTTATTCATGGGGTGGAAATGGACCAACTACATTTGACTGCTCTGGTTTCACTTCTTACGTATTTGCTCAATCAGGCATTACACTTCCACGTACTTCCGGCGCTCAATATGCTAGCACAACTAAAGTATCTGAATCAGAGGCACAACCTGGTGATTTAGTATTCTTTGATTATGGTAGCGGAATTGCTCACGTTGGTATTTATGTAGGTAATGGTCAAATGATTAATGCACAAGACAACGGCGTTAAATATGATAATATTCACGGCTCTGGATGGGGTCAATATCTAGTTGGCTTTGGTCGCGTATAA
- the secA2 gene encoding accessory Sec system translocase SecA2: protein MKQNFDDRKIVKQYREIARQIVKKEGLYKNMDQNELCEQTNYWREKFKTKPMTDRDKINIFALAREAASRIIGLDAVVVQLIGALVLGDGKVAEMKTGEGKTLMSLFVMFIEVMRGNRVHLVTANEYLARRDREEIGQVLEYLGVSVALNESGLDKAQKKAIYTADVIYGTASEFGFDYLRDNMVRQKEDKVQSGLDFVLIDEADSILIDEARTPLLISDRKEEDLSLYQTANKLVKTMMKDDYEMEEHKRFVWLNDAGIEKAQKFWGVESLYSAEAQSELRITMLLMRAHFLMHKDKDYVVLDDEVLIIDPHTGRALPGRRFNDGLHQAIEAKEEVEVNEESRTLATITIQNYFRMYKKISGMTGTAKTEEEEFRQIYNMDVVVIPTNLRINREDVPDDIFYTKKEKGRAIVYEVSWRYEKGQPTLIGTSSIKSNEWISGLLDAAGIPHQVLNAKNHAQEAEIIAKAGKRGMVTLATNMAGRGTDIKLDLDVHKLGGLAVIGTERHESRRIDLQLMGRSGRRGDPGFSKFMISLEDDLLEQFESKSWEKLSVKLKRKAPRDGKPVNSSKIHAVVVNAQKRLEGANYDIRKDLLSYDEVIDLQRKMVYKERDKLLERNKLGVSSEKILREVAEYAFIHTEVDPEKMDKYYARQKEFLGGTKFPISFDEVSLMEPTEVVEKIVAWHKQERDKFPLETITAIEKEVYLNLMDQMWVMHLDAMVQLREGIHLRAYGQQDPLVMYQKEGAQLFEKFQADYHFYFAHALLELDPDGLVQG, encoded by the coding sequence ATGAAACAGAATTTTGATGATCGAAAAATCGTAAAACAATATCGTGAAATAGCTCGCCAGATTGTAAAAAAAGAAGGCTTATATAAAAATATGGATCAAAATGAACTTTGCGAACAAACGAATTATTGGCGCGAAAAGTTCAAAACAAAACCGATGACTGACCGTGACAAAATTAATATCTTTGCCTTAGCAAGAGAAGCGGCTAGTCGGATTATCGGATTAGATGCAGTAGTTGTGCAATTAATAGGGGCTCTTGTTCTTGGAGACGGAAAAGTGGCAGAAATGAAAACCGGTGAAGGTAAAACATTGATGTCTTTATTTGTGATGTTTATAGAAGTAATGCGTGGAAATCGGGTACATCTCGTAACTGCCAATGAATACCTGGCAAGACGTGACCGGGAAGAAATTGGACAAGTGCTAGAATATTTAGGAGTTTCGGTTGCATTAAACGAATCTGGACTAGATAAAGCGCAGAAAAAAGCAATTTATACAGCAGATGTTATTTATGGGACAGCTTCTGAATTTGGGTTTGATTATTTACGTGATAATATGGTTCGTCAAAAAGAAGATAAAGTACAAAGCGGACTTGATTTTGTGTTAATTGATGAAGCTGATTCGATTTTAATTGATGAAGCGCGAACCCCTTTACTCATTTCTGACCGAAAAGAAGAAGATTTATCCCTTTATCAAACAGCCAATAAATTGGTGAAAACAATGATGAAAGACGATTATGAAATGGAAGAACATAAGCGTTTTGTTTGGTTAAATGATGCTGGAATTGAAAAAGCGCAGAAGTTTTGGGGAGTAGAGTCACTTTATTCTGCGGAAGCGCAGTCTGAACTTAGAATTACGATGCTTCTAATGCGCGCTCATTTTTTAATGCACAAAGATAAAGATTATGTCGTGCTTGATGATGAAGTGTTAATTATTGATCCTCACACAGGACGAGCACTTCCTGGACGTCGTTTTAATGATGGACTTCACCAAGCGATTGAAGCAAAAGAAGAAGTGGAAGTGAACGAAGAATCGCGCACTCTTGCTACAATTACCATCCAAAATTATTTCCGGATGTATAAAAAAATCTCTGGAATGACAGGAACCGCAAAAACCGAAGAAGAAGAATTTAGACAGATTTATAATATGGATGTTGTTGTAATTCCAACTAATTTACGGATTAATCGGGAAGATGTTCCGGACGATATTTTTTACACGAAAAAAGAAAAAGGACGCGCAATTGTTTATGAAGTATCTTGGCGTTATGAAAAAGGCCAACCAACTTTAATCGGAACTTCTTCCATAAAAAGCAACGAATGGATTAGTGGTCTTCTTGATGCTGCTGGAATTCCTCATCAAGTATTGAATGCCAAAAACCATGCGCAAGAGGCGGAAATTATTGCCAAAGCAGGTAAACGAGGCATGGTGACTTTAGCGACAAATATGGCCGGACGTGGAACAGATATTAAGCTGGATTTAGATGTTCACAAACTTGGCGGATTAGCTGTTATTGGAACAGAACGCCACGAAAGCCGCCGAATAGATTTGCAATTAATGGGACGCTCGGGAAGACGGGGAGACCCAGGTTTTAGTAAGTTCATGATCTCGTTAGAAGACGATTTGCTCGAACAATTCGAAAGTAAAAGTTGGGAAAAACTATCCGTAAAACTAAAACGAAAAGCACCACGGGACGGCAAGCCAGTCAACTCAAGCAAGATTCATGCTGTGGTTGTGAATGCACAGAAACGACTGGAAGGAGCCAATTACGATATCCGCAAAGACCTGCTTTCCTACGACGAAGTAATTGATTTACAGCGGAAAATGGTTTACAAAGAGCGTGATAAACTTTTAGAAAGGAATAAACTCGGTGTATCTTCTGAAAAAATCCTTCGTGAAGTAGCCGAATATGCCTTTATCCATACAGAAGTAGACCCTGAAAAAATGGACAAATACTATGCTCGTCAAAAAGAATTTCTCGGTGGAACCAAATTCCCCATTTCTTTTGATGAAGTATCGTTAATGGAACCAACAGAAGTCGTTGAAAAAATTGTCGCTTGGCATAAACAAGAGCGCGATAAATTCCCACTGGAAACAATTACAGCGATTGAAAAAGAAGTCTATTTAAACTTAATGGACCAAATGTGGGTTATGCACTTAGATGCCATGGTACAACTCCGAGAAGGAATACATTTACGCGCTTACGGACA